Proteins encoded within one genomic window of Rhododendron vialii isolate Sample 1 chromosome 1a, ASM3025357v1:
- the LOC131324301 gene encoding calmodulin-binding receptor-like cytoplasmic kinase 2 isoform X6, whose amino-acid sequence MNTQLLLIGYIGISSSVIQFLVASDASSGGSVKKHGSIRGIYASSNKSTRTSEPGSVKFTMEEIHKATKNFSPTLKIGQGGFGTVYKGRLEDGTVVAIKRAKQSVYDKHLGQEFQSEIRTLAQVEHLNLVRYYGYLEHEDERIVVVEYVPNGTLRDHLDCMQGNILDLAARLDIAVDVAHAVTYLHMYTDHPIIHRDIKSSNILLTENLRAKVADFGFSRLAADSDATHVSTQVKGTAGYLDPEYLRTYQLTEKSDVYSFGVLLVELVTGRRPIEPKREKKERITTRWVLSFFLPFAYCILFPFFFLSSFRPFFLVSFLLVFFSFLFETKREKCVFLLIFIPFICIQRASTSHTIPFLTSASLFPFRKFLTQPKICQLICVSIPARLVSLKVISYLNQLKSSCTRPF is encoded by the exons ATTGGATATATCGGTATAAGTTCTTCAGTTATTCAATTCTTAGTTGCATCGGATGCTTCGAGTGGTGGCAGTGTTAAGAAGCATGGTTCGATTCGGGGTATTTATGCCAGTTCAAATAAATCTACGCGTACAAGTGAGCCTGGGAGTGTTAAATTCACTATGGAAGAAATCCACAAGGCTACGAAGAACTTTTCCCCTACTCTTAAAATAGGACAAGGTGGTTTTGGGACTGTCTACAAGGGCCGACTTGAAGATGGAACCGTTGTTGCAATTAAACGTGCTAAACAG AGTGTATATGACAAGCACTTGGGACAGGAATTTCAAAGCGAGATTCGAACACTAGCACAAGTTGAACATCTGAATTTGGTCAGGTACTATGGGTATTTGGAGCACGAAGATGAAAGAATTGTTGTTGTGGAATATGTTCCCAATGGAACCCTTAGAGACCACTTGGATT GTATGCAAGGCAATATTCTTGACCTCGCTGCCCGGCTCGATATTGCAGTAGATGTTGCCCATGCCGTTACCTATCTCCATATGTATACAG ATCACCCTATCATCCACAGAGATATCAAGTCTTCTAACATTCTCCTAACTGAGAACCTTCGGGCCAAGGTGGCCGACTTTGGTTTTTCACGGTTGGCAGCAGACAGTGATGCTACCCATGTATCCACCCAAGTAAAAGGAACTGCCGGCTACTTGGACCCTGAATACCTAAGAACCTATCAACTGACCGAGAAGAGTGATGTGTATTCGTTTGGCGTGTTACTGGTGGAGCTAGTCACCGGCAGGCGCCCTATTGAACCAAAACGGGAAAAGAAGGAACGCATAACCACAAGATGGGTACTAtcattttttcttcctttcgCTTATTGTAtattgtttcctttcttttttctatcaTCTTTTCgtcctttttttcttgttagttttcttcttgttttcttctcttttctcttcgAAACTAAACGAGAGAAGTGTGTATTCCTTCTCATTTTCATCCCTTTTATTTGCATACAGAGAGCAAGTACTTCTCATACAATTCCTTTCCTCACTTCCGCTTCCCTTTTTCCCTTTCGCAAGTTTCTAACGCAGCCTAAGATTTGTCAGCTAATTTGTGTGTCAATTCCTGCTCGTCTTGTTTCTCTTAAAGTCATCAGTTATTTGAATCAATTAAAATCATCATG